One genomic window of Chloroflexota bacterium includes the following:
- a CDS encoding ABC transporter permease, which yields MRIFWELTKTSLQRHLTYRAATVAGLVTNFFFGILRAAIFVALYDQQAEVGGLSLQGAITFAALAQAFIGYLSLFSWFELMNSVYTGDISSDLLKPMNYFAFWLAQDLGRALVNLLLRGLVLMAGYALIFDLIWPKSTLQMLAVLMAIALSWLISFAWRFLINLSALWTPNARGILRFFFVFSWFFSGFLMPLRLYPDWVQTISRFTPFPYMLNSIVEIYLNMLSGPEVLLSLLVQLLWAAILIAAGQFVLRAGVRRLVILGG from the coding sequence ATGCGCATTTTCTGGGAATTGACGAAAACTTCTTTGCAGCGCCACCTGACCTACCGCGCCGCTACCGTCGCCGGGTTGGTGACAAATTTCTTCTTTGGCATTTTGCGGGCGGCTATTTTCGTTGCCCTCTACGACCAACAAGCCGAAGTAGGCGGTCTCAGCCTGCAAGGGGCAATCACCTTTGCGGCGCTGGCGCAGGCTTTCATCGGCTATTTGAGCCTGTTCTCGTGGTTCGAGTTGATGAACAGCGTCTACACCGGTGATATTTCCTCCGACCTGCTCAAGCCAATGAATTATTTCGCCTTCTGGCTGGCGCAAGATTTGGGCCGCGCCTTGGTCAATTTGCTGTTGCGCGGCCTGGTTCTAATGGCTGGATATGCTCTGATTTTCGATTTAATCTGGCCGAAGAGCACCCTTCAAATGCTGGCAGTATTGATGGCGATTGCACTCAGTTGGTTGATCAGTTTTGCCTGGCGTTTCCTGATCAATCTCTCCGCCTTATGGACTCCCAATGCGCGCGGCATTTTGCGCTTCTTCTTCGTCTTTTCGTGGTTTTTCTCTGGCTTCCTGATGCCTCTGCGCCTGTACCCAGATTGGGTGCAAACTATCAGCCGTTTTACACCCTTCCCATACATGCTCAATAGCATAGTTGAAATCTATCTCAATATGCTCAGCGGCCCGGAAGTGCTGCTCTCGCTACTAGTCCAATTGCTGTGGGCTGCAATTCTGATCGCCGCCGGGCAGTTCGTTCTGCGTGCCGGGGTACGGCGATTGGTGATTTTGGGCGGGTG